The DNA sequence CAGGATTTTGACGGCCTTTTGCTGGTCGGGGTCGGGGGGGAGAGGGGTTTTTGCTTTGTCATCCCGAACCCTGGCGGGGACGTGGGGATCTTTGTCCCGCAAAGATGGCCGCGGCTCTGCTGGGCCTCGCCATGACGTATTCGTGTTACATTGCTTTACGGAATTCGCCACGGACAAAGTGAAGGCATTTGCATCCACCTCTACCAAAGTCCCAATCGTGGCACGCTGCTTGAGCTCCTCAGGATCAAAAAGCCGGATCACGCCGAACTCGCCGTCATATCCTGCCTGGCGGATCACTCGCCCTTGCCGCATGCGTTCAATGGCTTCGGTGAGCAAGGAAAATTGCAGCTTCTCGAGTTGCTCCGGCGGCAGCTCGTTGAGAATATGAAACTCGCTCCCGAATTTTGCCAGCAGCTTCTCGTATTGCTGTTGTACCTTCTTGCTCCCGGGCCCGACTCCCAAAATTTCGGAAAGGATCTCCGGCAGAGGAATGATGCTGCGGAACGCATCCGTGTGTGCCGGTCTCTCCAGAGGAGCCCGGTCTGCCAGTTCTTCCACGCGGTACAGGACGCCGAGAGTCAGCGGTTTATTGCATACCGGACAAATCCCTCCATGACTCCGGCTTTCTTTTGGAGACAGTTGAACTCCGCACTTGCGGTGTCCGTCTGCATGGTATTTGCCTTCTTCGGGGAAGAACTCGCAGGTTCCGCCGTATCCCTCTCCGGTTTCCAAAGCACGGCGCATGGAAAAGTAGTCCATGGGCGTTTCAAACAAGCAGGCCTCCCGTCCGAGTTTGGAGGGAGAGTGAGCGTCGGAGTTGGAAACCAGCCGGTACTTGTCCAAGTCTGAGACCCGCCAATTCATTTCCGGATCCGAAGAGAGCCCTGTCTCCACAGCAAATAGATGACCAGCCAAGTCTCCGTAGCAGCCGGCTACGGAATCGAAGCCCGACTTGGACCCGAGCACAGCAAACCAGGGGGTCCAGATATGCGCGGGCACCAGATAACAGTCCTCTCCGCCAGACTCCAAAGTGATCTCCAACAGGTCGCGGGAATCCAGGCCCAGGATCGGGCGGCCGTCGGAGCGGATATTACCGATGCTTCCGAGTTTGGCGTTGATCTTTTCAGCCTGTTCGACTGTGGGACTGTAAATGAGGTGGTGGATCTTTCGCGTGCGCTCGCCCTTCTTATAAATCGTGGAAATCTCCACGGAGAGCATAAAGCGCACGGGGCCTCTGCAAGAAGCGGGTAAGCGATTGGCGATGCCGCGTTCCAGGTCTTCCCGCAAACGAAAGAGCCCCTGTTCCGCAGGCACGAGCTTGCTCTTGATCTCCTCAATCCAGGCCGGGTGCGTGAAATCGCCGGTCCCGATCACCTGGATCCCTTTTTTCTGCCCCCAATAGGCCAGATTTTCCAGGTCGCAATCCTTGCTTGTGGCACGGGAATACTTGGAGTGAATATGCAGGTCCGCGTAGAAGCGGGGATGCTTGCTCATAATCTGGATTGTCCGTCCTTTCGAGAAATCCATTATAATTAACCCACCGCAATGAGGATATCTATTCGGGGCGTGCAAAGAGGAGGGGTTGAGGTGAGACGGCAAACTCTTTTGAGAGTTGTGTTTGGGGTCCTTCTGGGCGCCGGTATCTTGTTGGGATTCGCAGGCGCGTCCGCACTTGCGCAGGAGAGCAGCCTCACCTTGCGGGTCGGGGTTGCTCCCAACAACCCGCCGCTTATTTATAAGGAGGGCCAGAACATCGCCGGGTTGGAGGCGGACTTTGCGCGCAAGCTCGCCTGGGCTCTGGGCAAGGAAGTCCAATTTGTCGAACTCCAGTTCGATGAGCTTATCTCCGCACTGAATGACGGCCGTGTGGACATTATTATGTCCGGCATGTCCGTGTCAGAGCCGCGCAGCCTGAACATCGCATTTACGGAGCCGTATTTACGAACAGGGCAGACAGCCTTGATCCGCCGGGAGGATTCATCCCGCTATCTCAATCCTGATGAGGCTCTTTCCACAGAGGCCAAGGTCGGTGTGGAGCGGGGGACCACCGGGGATCTTCTGGTGCAGGAGCGTTTTCGCAATGCCCAGCGCATGGTCTACAAGGATCCTCAGCGTGCGGTGCGGGCTCTGAAGAAGAGGAAAATAGGATTATTTGTTCACGACGCCCCGGTGATTTGGTGGCTGGCTGCGGAAAACGAGGCAGATGGTTTGATTGCAATGAGCCGGGGGCTGACCGAGGAGTATCTTGCGTGGGGGGTTCGTCAAAGTGACACGGAGCTCCTGGAGGATATCAACTATCGCGTTGCACTGTGGCGGCAGGACGGGACCTTGGGAGATATTCTGCGCCGCTGGGTTCCCTGCGCGGAGTAAGCACTGAATAATATCACCGCCTACCTAAAAACGAGTGGCGCCCCGGAGGCTTTATGTGTCCGGGGGCTTCCCTATTCCTTTGACCGCGTGCTCGTGGTGCCGGCTTGTCAAGAGCCGGTGTCTTTACTCAATCGCTTGTTCTCCATCCCAACGGGCGGCCAGTCTGTTTTGTGTGTGCTGGTCCTCAATGGCTTCGGCAGTCAGGGGCTCCGGCGATCCCGGAAGCTGTTGAGCCGGCTCCGGAATCATTACCCGGCCATTTGGCAAACCCCGGGTTGTTCCCAGTTGTCGCTGCATTGTTCCCAGCCACTTTGGAAGCGGGCAATTCTCGCCGTGGATTGCTGCACACAGGGCCGTCTTTTGTCTCCTGAACATGGAACAGGCCTGGCGCGCAAGATCGGGGCGGACATCGCCTGCCGGCTTATTGATGTGGGAGCAGTGAAGCATCCGTTCATCCATTGCACGGATGCGGACGTGGTTTTGCCCGTAGGATATTTTGATGTGCAGCCCGCCCCGGAAGACGTGGCATTAGTGTATCCTTTTGAGCTTTGGTGCGCCGGGGACTCGAGCGCGCAAAGAGTTCAACTGATGCAAATGTACAAACTCCATTACGAGCGTAGCGGATTGGATTGGGCTCGTTCTCCGTACACCTTTCACACCGCGGCAAGGGCGCTGGCCGTGGATTCCGGTGACTACGCTGCGGCAGGGGGTTTTCCGAAAATTGCGGACAACGAGGCCTTTTATCTTCTGAATGAACTCTCGAAATTGGGCCGGGTCCGGAGTCTTTCCTCTCCCACCCTGGGGGTCCATCAGAACGGGGATAGCATGGGCCCTCTGGAGGAGCCGCGATTTTTGCATCCTCAGGTGTTTTTCTACCTAAAAACCTGGCTCAAGCAAATGAGTGAGTTTTGGGGCAAGAGGAAAACCTTTTGCCAGCTGGGATTTGGGCGTATCCTAACCCGGGGTTTGGCCTATGAACGTGCTTCCGGTCTTTCGGCGGAGATTTTGCAGAAAGTCCTGGAGTCCATGGGGGCGGAGCAAGCCGTGCGTCATGGGTTGGAGCGTGCCCGGACGCGGGAGGAGTTTCTGAAGTCCCTGCACACTTGGTTTGATGCCGCGAAAACGCGCCGCTTCCTCAATCTGTTGTCTTGCTCCTACTACCCTTCGGTGAGTTTGCCGCAGACTTTGCTTAGAGCTCCCTTTACGCCCAAGTTAAGCCAGAATTGGGGGCATGGCATTGATCCCTTGCAGACAGCAGTAGCTGCCTTTAGAGAAAGAGAAATCCTTCAAGCAATAAAAGCAGAAAGCTAATTGACGCATGAGTTTGCCTGATAGGAGTTTTGTGGAGCAAAAGAAAGTCAAGGAGTGCCCCAGGGGGCATTGTGTGTGGATTTACCGAAAGTCCGAGGCCTATGTCAGCAGAGTTCTCGAATACAATCAGCTCCATCCTGAGACGCCGATCCGGATTCTTTTTGTGTGCGGCGGACTCATTGAGGTCACCCGGAATGGAGGGCATCTGCCTCCGATGGAGACGGAGAGGCTGCGATGGTTCCGGGCCCGGCTTCCGCAGGGGGTGGAGATTCATGCTTGTTTGGAAACCCCGCAGGGAGAGACGCTTGCTGCCCTGGAATGGTCTCAACAAGAAGCCCTTGCTCAAGAGGTGGCCAAGGCCATTGATACGAATCCGGATATTCAGGGAGTGCACTTTGATATTGAGCCTTACCGGCCCGGCGCCCTTCCCTTCTACATCTACATGAAGAAGTATTGCGCGAAATCCGTGGGCGCGGCGGTTAGCGGGGCAGATGCGCAACTCCTCGGTGTTTTGGATTTTCCGGTTCTGATGGGCTATGACTTGGCCTCGGAACCGCCTCATTCACCCAAGGCTTTCGGCGCTGCCGCAGCCAGAATCTACACGGAGTATGCCCGTGCGGCTTCCGCGGCCGGCACCTGTTATTTTGTGGGCGTTCCGTTTATCTCTACCTGGTGCGAATTTGAATACCGGAAAAACCGTAAGACAAATATTGTCGAACATACGCCATGGCGCATGGAAGCTTACGTGCGCGAAGCTCTTCACGTTTTTGAAAAGGAGCATTTCAAATCAGATCCTTATTACGCGGGTGTCGGGATCTGGGGCTTTCTGGAACCTTCCGAACCAGGCGTGAGTCCGCTGCGTCTGGAGTGGGGGACTTACCCTCACCTCATTAAAGAGGAGTGTTGGGCACTTTTGCCCCGCTTTGCCTGAGTGAAACTCATTCGACTCTTTTTTGCCCTTGCTTTGCTTTCTACAATCACCCCTTCCTTTGCTGCTCAGACAGGAGGAGTGATTGCCACACCCCATCCCATTGCCACTGAAGCCGGAAAGCAAGTCTACGCGCGCGGCGGGAATGCCGTGGATGCCGCAGTGGCGGCGGCGCTCACCCTGGGGGTGGTGGACGGATACAATTCCGGGATCGGCGGGGGCTGTTTGATGCTGGTGCGCTGGTCCTCCGGGGAGATCGCGGCCTTTGACGGCCGGGAAACTGCGCCTGCCTTGGCAACCTCAGACATGTTTATCCGAGAGGGACAGGTGGATTCCAAGCTCAGCCGTTTGGGGGCTTTGGCAGTGGGCGTTCCCGGTTCTTTGGCCGTGTACGATCATGCGTTGCGGGTAGGCGGCCGCTTCTCACTTGCCGAACTTCTGGCCGGGGCCGCGTATTTGGCCGAAGAAGGCTTTGAGATTGACGGAAATTATTCAGAGCGCTTGGCCCGCGCCGCGCCGTATCTTCTGAATTTTAAGAGTTCCAGCGAAGTGTTTCTGGATGAGAGGGGATTTGCCTGGCCCGAAGGGCACCGGCTCAGACAACCGGATCTGGCCCGAACCTACCGCAGTCTTTCCCGGCAGGGCATTGACTATTTTTACGGCGGGCCCTTTGCCGAGGCGGTCGAGGACTGGATGAACCAAAACGGCGGCCTGCTTAGTACACAGGACTTCAGGGATTATCAGATGCGTTTCCGCGAGCCGGTTGCCTGCATCTATCGCGGTTATACGGTTGTGGGATTCCCTCCGCCGAGTTCCGGGGGGATTCAGGTGGCTGAAATCCTCAATATCCTGGAAAACTTTGATCTTAAAGCCCTGGATCAAGAGTCCCGCTCTCTTCGCTGGCACGTGATGGGGGAGGCCATGAAGCGGGCCTTTGCTGACCGGGCTTACTGGTTAGGCGATTCGGATTATGTGTCCGTGCCCCGGGGCCTTGCCGGCAAATCCTATGCGCGTGCCCTGGCCGGACAAATCAATCTCGATAAAACATCCCCGGTTTCCACACACGGGATGCCCCCGAAGGCTGCCGAGGATCTCTTTGGCAAACATACGGCGCATATCAGCGCAGCGGATGCGCAGGGGAATTGGGTGGCGCTGACCGCATCGCTCAACACGAGCTTTGGCTCCAAGGTGGTGATCCCTGGGACAGGGGTCCTGCTCAATAACCAGATGGACGATTTTTCTGCGCTGCCGGATTCGGCCAATGCCTATGGTTTGGTCGGGTTTGAGGCCAATAGTGTGGGGCCTCGTAAACGTCCGCTTTCCAGCATGAGCCCGACCTTGGTCTTGGAGGGCCAAAGGCCGGTGC is a window from the Candidatus Omnitrophota bacterium genome containing:
- a CDS encoding transporter substrate-binding domain-containing protein gives rise to the protein MRRQTLLRVVFGVLLGAGILLGFAGASALAQESSLTLRVGVAPNNPPLIYKEGQNIAGLEADFARKLAWALGKEVQFVELQFDELISALNDGRVDIIMSGMSVSEPRSLNIAFTEPYLRTGQTALIRREDSSRYLNPDEALSTEAKVGVERGTTGDLLVQERFRNAQRMVYKDPQRAVRALKKRKIGLFVHDAPVIWWLAAENEADGLIAMSRGLTEEYLAWGVRQSDTELLEDINYRVALWRQDGTLGDILRRWVPCAE
- a CDS encoding AAA family ATPase — encoded protein: MSKHPRFYADLHIHSKYSRATSKDCDLENLAYWGQKKGIQVIGTGDFTHPAWIEEIKSKLVPAEQGLFRLREDLERGIANRLPASCRGPVRFMLSVEISTIYKKGERTRKIHHLIYSPTVEQAEKINAKLGSIGNIRSDGRPILGLDSRDLLEITLESGGEDCYLVPAHIWTPWFAVLGSKSGFDSVAGCYGDLAGHLFAVETGLSSDPEMNWRVSDLDKYRLVSNSDAHSPSKLGREACLFETPMDYFSMRRALETGEGYGGTCEFFPEEGKYHADGHRKCGVQLSPKESRSHGGICPVCNKPLTLGVLYRVEELADRAPLERPAHTDAFRSIIPLPEILSEILGVGPGSKKVQQQYEKLLAKFGSEFHILNELPPEQLEKLQFSLLTEAIERMRQGRVIRQAGYDGEFGVIRLFDPEELKQRATIGTLVEVDANAFTLSVANSVKQCNTNTSWRGPAEPRPSLRDKDPHVPARVRDDKAKTPLPPDPDQQKAVKIL
- the ggt gene encoding gamma-glutamyltransferase; translation: MKLIRLFFALALLSTITPSFAAQTGGVIATPHPIATEAGKQVYARGGNAVDAAVAAALTLGVVDGYNSGIGGGCLMLVRWSSGEIAAFDGRETAPALATSDMFIREGQVDSKLSRLGALAVGVPGSLAVYDHALRVGGRFSLAELLAGAAYLAEEGFEIDGNYSERLARAAPYLLNFKSSSEVFLDERGFAWPEGHRLRQPDLARTYRSLSRQGIDYFYGGPFAEAVEDWMNQNGGLLSTQDFRDYQMRFREPVACIYRGYTVVGFPPPSSGGIQVAEILNILENFDLKALDQESRSLRWHVMGEAMKRAFADRAYWLGDSDYVSVPRGLAGKSYARALAGQINLDKTSPVSTHGMPPKAAEDLFGKHTAHISAADAQGNWVALTASLNTSFGSKVVIPGTGVLLNNQMDDFSALPDSANAYGLVGFEANSVGPRKRPLSSMSPTLVLEGQRPVLVLGAAGGPTIISQVVQVIVNYLDLGMPLEEAVAAPRIHHQWKPDRLRTEESVQHDQVRELLSYGHLLEMTEFMGATQAVGYDAGGALVAVEDPRLNSRRSSH